In Myxococcus stipitatus, the following are encoded in one genomic region:
- a CDS encoding glycoside hydrolase family 5 protein, with amino-acid sequence MGRPSVSRTYFYGLLGSLFILGAACGPPWSEEEGPPAIASDTANLVALPALDPSYQTVLYDDAAAPGWDAGYSWGSITRSSTTSTKAYGTSSMQVTSAAYSALALGAYGQSFSTGAYSAVSFAVYRGTANLTAIKSLKLIVSQEGTDGNAGVAIGGYASPSFDSLGAGEWTRVTIPMSALKGTLTTFNKITLMAETAVSYGIDGIAIETPRSGGGKTYPTGVAYRGINRAGMEYGSEWDGWTGQTYYEMPTATQMAAELAYYKGKGFNLIRLPISWERVQHTLNGPLDTAYSNGMMNYINTATGQGFTLVLDLHNYSRYATGAFDAAGNQTTTYVQHLVGDGTLTMGHLADVWTKLANRVKTNPKVILGLMNEPYDLAMTSTTWFSGIQTVINAVRATGSTQLILVPNTRGSDVGHWHTWAPGGGPLDSVEALTLTDSANNLAFDMHSYYPEGYGSNDESSYGAQLTAVTNWARTHGKKLFLSEMGIEILEPFAQAQTTNALTFMNNNRDVWLGWSPWDLTEWQLTNNTHTADHTTNGITPMSWYSAFLTPNFLAL; translated from the coding sequence ATGGGACGACCATCGGTTTCGCGGACGTATTTCTACGGACTTCTCGGGAGTCTTTTCATCCTGGGCGCGGCGTGTGGCCCGCCCTGGAGCGAAGAGGAGGGTCCACCCGCCATTGCGTCGGACACGGCCAATCTGGTGGCCCTGCCCGCGCTGGACCCCTCATACCAGACGGTGCTGTATGACGATGCCGCCGCGCCGGGATGGGATGCCGGTTACAGCTGGGGCAGCATCACCCGGAGCTCGACGACGAGCACGAAGGCCTACGGCACTTCGTCCATGCAGGTGACATCCGCCGCCTACAGTGCCCTGGCGCTGGGAGCCTATGGCCAGTCGTTCTCGACGGGCGCCTACTCGGCGGTGAGCTTCGCCGTCTACCGGGGCACCGCGAACCTCACGGCCATCAAGAGCCTCAAGCTCATCGTGAGCCAAGAGGGGACCGATGGAAACGCGGGCGTCGCGATTGGCGGCTACGCCAGCCCGAGCTTCGACTCGCTCGGGGCAGGGGAGTGGACTCGTGTCACCATCCCGATGAGCGCGCTCAAGGGGACGCTGACCACGTTCAACAAAATCACGCTCATGGCGGAGACCGCCGTCAGCTACGGCATCGATGGCATCGCCATCGAGACTCCGCGAAGTGGTGGAGGAAAGACCTATCCGACGGGTGTGGCCTATCGCGGAATCAATCGTGCCGGGATGGAGTACGGCAGCGAATGGGATGGCTGGACCGGGCAGACCTATTACGAGATGCCGACGGCGACCCAGATGGCCGCGGAGCTCGCGTACTACAAAGGCAAGGGCTTCAACCTGATTCGCCTGCCCATCTCGTGGGAGCGCGTCCAGCACACGCTCAACGGCCCGCTGGATACGGCCTACTCCAACGGCATGATGAACTACATCAACACGGCGACGGGCCAGGGCTTCACCCTGGTGCTCGACCTCCACAACTACAGTCGCTATGCGACGGGGGCCTTCGACGCCGCGGGGAACCAGACCACGACCTACGTCCAGCACCTCGTCGGAGATGGGACGCTGACCATGGGCCATCTCGCGGACGTCTGGACGAAGCTCGCGAATCGGGTGAAGACGAACCCCAAGGTCATCCTGGGCCTCATGAACGAGCCTTATGACCTGGCGATGACGTCGACCACCTGGTTCTCTGGGATTCAGACGGTCATCAACGCGGTGCGCGCGACGGGGTCGACCCAGTTGATTCTCGTGCCCAACACGCGAGGTTCGGACGTGGGGCACTGGCACACCTGGGCTCCGGGCGGAGGCCCGCTCGACTCGGTGGAGGCGTTGACCCTCACGGACAGCGCGAACAACCTCGCCTTCGACATGCATTCGTATTACCCGGAAGGCTATGGCAGCAACGATGAGTCGTCCTATGGCGCGCAGCTCACGGCCGTGACGAACTGGGCGAGGACTCACGGCAAGAAACTCTTCTTGTCCGAGATGGGCATCGAGATTCTCGAGCCCTTCGCGCAGGCCCAGACGACGAACGCCCTCACGTTCATGAACAACAACCGCGACGTGTGGCTGGGGTGGTCTCCGTGGGACCTGACCGAATGGCAGCTCACAAACAACACCCATACCGCGGACCACACGACCAACGGCATCACGCCCATGAGCTGGTACTCCGCCTTCCTGACCCCGAACTTCCTCGCGCTGTGA
- a CDS encoding VOC family protein, translated as MTLKLSISHLSVDNPEQALAFYRDVLGLKLVGDVAQGELRWLTLASPDQPDVKLVLSQPHAGRTQEDGDAMARLLAKGTLGGVIFNSSNLDATFEKLRAAGADIVQAPTDQPWGVRDCAVRDPAGNMIRINQA; from the coding sequence ATGACCTTGAAACTCTCCATCTCGCATCTCTCCGTGGACAACCCCGAGCAGGCGCTGGCGTTCTATCGGGATGTCCTGGGCCTGAAGCTCGTCGGTGATGTCGCCCAGGGTGAGCTCCGCTGGCTCACGCTGGCGTCTCCCGACCAACCGGACGTCAAGCTCGTGCTGAGCCAGCCTCACGCGGGCCGCACCCAGGAGGACGGCGATGCCATGGCCCGACTGCTGGCCAAGGGGACGCTGGGCGGCGTCATCTTCAACAGCAGCAATCTGGACGCGACGTTCGAGAAGCTGCGCGCCGCGGGAGCGGACATCGTGCAGGCCCCCACGGACCAGCCGTGGGGAGTCCGCGACTGCGCCGTGCGCGACCCCGCCGGCAACATGATTCGCATCAACCAGGCCTGA
- a CDS encoding ABC transporter permease produces the protein MNSTERQTRYRWTYLWMGGLVALVGFVLLGVALASAQAWGEASSTLGLCLLGWGSLAQALNAVMLVAHPSGAPLPDTGMLLAGTAVWLVGWGLIAAGIQRAPESTDGPSPAAGATLYPRLARYRDFYWGTLLAYGGGLLLAEAVIILLQTLLSGGGKPPDLLDVAKGGGGGLSMEPTGAFAIALVAGAMVAFLAGFIGASRARRLSLPEATIGVLYLGLPIPIVLTLMEQIPQLQLKLGFHLREVIHVAGLLGRPELGYWLVFAFLVLVLVLGVNTGFIATGSGRVDVRMGFELFVARRHVEVFRPSLLLGALAVLMLGIIPPLLIYFIIRSAEASVERTRIRKLGLADPLAAASDVNRLKQHEQSPTMMMTALSVGGVGVGVMALIITLSVMSGFEAELQRKILGTNAHAVVSKYAGDMAEYAQVMDDVRQVPGVVGQTPFIISQVMIVSEGNVDGVIIKGIDPATVGDVTDLPKNIEDGGSLDTLISPEKIVPRGSPDDAHPDANGGGEASPHHSGAPGKNAVLPGIILGRELAASLRVKVGDWVNVISPLGLEMGATMPTPKSRAFRVASIFYSGMYEYDSKFVYILLKEAQDFFAIAGATGIELKVADIDDARRVSAQVAKALGGYPYRVRDWGAMNKNLFSALSLQKLVMGIILSIIIIVAAGLIVATVIMLVLEKRKEISVLKALGVPDGGIVKIFLAEGLQIGVAGGFIGLLSGLSWCVFIEKVGIKLDAEVYFMPELPVRVEPVQTVLAVLIAVLVTYLASIYPALKASSVEPVEGLKAE, from the coding sequence GTGAACTCCACCGAACGGCAGACCCGCTACCGCTGGACCTACCTCTGGATGGGGGGCCTGGTGGCCCTCGTGGGCTTCGTATTGCTCGGGGTGGCGCTCGCGTCCGCCCAGGCCTGGGGTGAGGCCAGCTCCACGCTGGGGCTCTGCCTGTTGGGCTGGGGCAGCCTGGCCCAGGCCCTGAACGCGGTGATGCTGGTGGCCCATCCCTCTGGCGCGCCGCTTCCCGACACGGGGATGTTGTTGGCGGGGACGGCGGTCTGGCTCGTGGGGTGGGGGCTCATCGCGGCGGGCATCCAGCGAGCGCCCGAGTCCACGGACGGCCCGAGTCCGGCCGCGGGCGCCACGTTGTATCCACGGCTGGCGCGCTACCGGGACTTCTACTGGGGCACCCTGTTGGCCTACGGCGGGGGCCTGCTGCTGGCCGAGGCTGTCATCATCCTCCTCCAGACGCTGCTGTCCGGCGGGGGAAAGCCCCCGGACCTGCTGGACGTGGCGAAGGGCGGCGGGGGCGGCCTGTCCATGGAGCCCACGGGGGCCTTCGCCATCGCGCTGGTGGCGGGCGCGATGGTGGCGTTCCTCGCGGGCTTCATCGGGGCCTCGCGGGCGCGGCGGCTGTCGTTGCCCGAGGCCACCATCGGCGTGCTGTACCTGGGCCTGCCCATCCCCATCGTCCTCACGCTGATGGAGCAGATTCCGCAGCTGCAGCTCAAGCTGGGCTTCCACCTGCGGGAGGTGATTCACGTCGCGGGGCTGCTCGGTCGTCCGGAGCTGGGGTACTGGCTGGTCTTCGCGTTCCTGGTGTTGGTGTTGGTGCTGGGCGTCAACACCGGCTTCATCGCCACGGGCAGTGGGCGTGTGGACGTGCGGATGGGCTTCGAGCTCTTCGTCGCGCGCCGGCATGTCGAGGTCTTCCGCCCCTCGTTGCTGTTGGGCGCGCTGGCGGTGTTGATGCTCGGCATCATCCCGCCGCTGCTCATCTACTTCATCATCCGCTCGGCGGAGGCCTCGGTGGAGCGCACCCGCATCCGCAAGCTGGGGTTGGCGGACCCGTTGGCGGCCGCCTCCGACGTCAACCGGCTCAAGCAGCACGAGCAGTCGCCTACCATGATGATGACCGCGCTGTCGGTGGGCGGCGTGGGCGTGGGCGTGATGGCGCTCATCATCACCCTGTCGGTGATGAGCGGCTTCGAGGCGGAGCTTCAGCGGAAGATTCTGGGCACCAACGCGCACGCCGTGGTGTCGAAGTACGCGGGTGACATGGCCGAGTACGCCCAGGTCATGGACGACGTCCGCCAGGTGCCCGGCGTCGTGGGACAGACGCCCTTCATCATCAGCCAGGTGATGATTGTCTCCGAGGGCAACGTCGACGGCGTCATCATCAAGGGCATCGACCCGGCCACGGTCGGTGACGTGACGGACCTGCCCAAGAACATCGAGGACGGTGGCTCGCTCGACACCCTCATCTCACCGGAGAAGATTGTCCCGCGAGGCTCACCGGACGACGCACATCCGGATGCGAATGGGGGAGGGGAGGCCAGCCCCCATCACTCGGGGGCGCCGGGGAAGAACGCGGTGTTGCCCGGCATCATCCTGGGCCGGGAGCTGGCGGCGTCGTTGCGTGTGAAGGTGGGGGACTGGGTGAACGTCATCTCCCCGTTGGGCCTCGAGATGGGGGCCACCATGCCGACGCCGAAGAGCCGAGCGTTCCGCGTGGCGTCCATCTTCTACTCGGGCATGTACGAGTACGACTCCAAGTTCGTCTACATCCTGTTGAAGGAGGCCCAGGACTTCTTCGCCATCGCGGGCGCGACGGGCATCGAGCTCAAGGTGGCGGACATCGACGATGCGCGGCGAGTGTCCGCCCAGGTGGCGAAGGCGCTGGGGGGCTATCCCTATCGTGTGAGGGATTGGGGGGCGATGAACAAGAACCTCTTCTCCGCGCTGAGCCTTCAGAAGCTGGTGATGGGCATCATCCTCTCCATCATCATCATCGTGGCCGCGGGCCTCATCGTCGCCACGGTCATCATGTTGGTGTTGGAGAAGCGCAAGGAGATCTCCGTCCTGAAGGCGCTGGGAGTCCCCGACGGCGGCATCGTGAAGATATTCCTGGCCGAGGGGCTTCAGATTGGTGTCGCGGGGGGCTTCATCGGTCTGCTGTCGGGCCTCTCGTGGTGTGTCTTCATCGAGAAGGTGGGCATCAAGCTGGACGCGGAGGTGTACTTCATGCCGGAGCTGCCCGTGCGCGTCGAGCCGGTGCAGACCGTGCTGGCCGTGCTCATCGCGGTGCTCGTCACCTACCTGGCCTCCATCTACCCGGCCCTCAAGGCCAGCAGCGTGGAGCCGGTGGAAGGCCTCAAGGCGGAGTAG
- a CDS encoding dienelactone hydrolase family protein, with protein sequence MQDVDIKTADGVMDGRLVHPEGAGAWPAVIMIPDAFGIRPTFEAMARKLSSHGFVVLLPNVFYRDGHTSRLGLAGGSFADESFRKRFYGLAGGLSPERQKTDGAAVLDFLAGLPFVKGPKAGVAGYCFSASLAVRMAANFPDRIGAVASSHGGRLATDAPDSPHLLLGQVRAELYFGHADQDNSMPLPAIQTLEAALKAAGLKYQSELYPGAQHGYTVEGTAAFNAQAARTHWDRLFDLFGRALPG encoded by the coding sequence ATGCAGGACGTCGACATCAAGACCGCGGATGGCGTGATGGACGGGAGGCTGGTCCATCCGGAGGGTGCGGGGGCATGGCCCGCCGTCATCATGATTCCGGACGCCTTCGGCATCCGCCCCACGTTCGAGGCCATGGCCCGGAAGCTGTCATCCCACGGCTTCGTGGTGCTGCTGCCCAATGTCTTCTACCGGGACGGGCACACGTCGCGGCTGGGGCTCGCCGGCGGCTCGTTCGCGGACGAGTCCTTCCGCAAGCGTTTCTATGGACTCGCCGGCGGCCTCTCGCCCGAGCGGCAGAAGACGGACGGCGCCGCGGTGCTGGACTTCCTGGCCGGGCTGCCCTTCGTGAAGGGCCCGAAGGCGGGCGTGGCCGGCTACTGCTTCAGCGCGAGCCTGGCGGTGCGCATGGCGGCGAACTTCCCGGACCGCATCGGCGCGGTGGCGTCGTCGCACGGCGGCCGGCTGGCCACGGATGCCCCGGACAGCCCCCACCTGCTCCTGGGCCAGGTGCGGGCGGAGCTGTACTTCGGGCACGCGGACCAGGACAACTCCATGCCCCTGCCGGCCATCCAGACGCTGGAGGCGGCGCTCAAGGCCGCGGGCTTGAAGTACCAGTCGGAGCTCTACCCCGGTGCGCAGCACGGCTACACGGTGGAGGGGACCGCCGCGTTCAACGCACAGGCCGCCCGGACGCACTGGGACCGGCTGTTCGACTTGTTCGGCCGCGCGCTGCCCGGGTGA
- a CDS encoding alpha/beta hydrolase: protein MRVVLLSVLLLLPLGALAGQHKPGEVVIERGTVELEPGTRVNYELGTLYVPESRRNPKSRLIGVGFARLKAPRPTGAPPVFWLPGGPGLSVLGSLIDNDAAGKGRLRSWLTFGAVGDLVVLEQRGFTRRGEMLEAANFATPLDRPASVKEDAEAMRAVARKAIAENPEKDLSGYDISEFVADVDALRRALGYSKISLFGGSFGSQWSLAVMRLHPEIVARAVLSGVEPLNNGYDMPSHVFGALQRIAYDADRDAGLAPYRPEGGVMEAVRTLHRRFAEGPVRVQVRDSEGKERTVVLGAEDLQLAMNSHTQEGEQWPAFILSLYHGHYEDWARETIAGRAAGKTKLIGPLIDSSLGVTAEREHQLRTDPAVALLGTWNFESNIASAGDWPTQDMGDALRKPVPSPIPVVFVHGDWDTSTPIDNTLGLLPFFPNGHAIQVHRGGHDGTFYLLRNEPAAKSAVYEFLRTGKTAGLPHEVTLPVPGFPLPSFAPPSAGTKAGPGTPPSRGSP, encoded by the coding sequence ATGCGCGTGGTCTTGCTCTCTGTGTTGCTGCTTCTTCCGCTTGGGGCCTTGGCCGGACAGCACAAACCCGGGGAAGTCGTCATCGAGCGAGGCACCGTGGAGCTCGAGCCAGGGACTCGGGTGAACTACGAACTGGGGACCCTCTATGTCCCCGAGAGCCGGCGCAATCCGAAGAGCCGCCTCATCGGCGTGGGCTTTGCTCGCCTCAAGGCGCCGCGGCCCACGGGGGCTCCTCCCGTGTTCTGGTTGCCGGGGGGGCCGGGCCTGAGCGTCCTGGGTTCGCTCATCGACAATGACGCCGCGGGCAAGGGTCGGCTGCGCTCCTGGCTGACCTTCGGCGCCGTGGGCGACCTGGTGGTGCTGGAGCAGCGTGGGTTCACCCGGCGAGGCGAGATGCTCGAGGCCGCGAACTTCGCCACGCCTCTGGACCGCCCCGCCTCCGTGAAGGAGGACGCCGAGGCCATGCGCGCCGTGGCCCGGAAGGCCATCGCGGAGAACCCGGAGAAGGACCTGTCGGGCTACGACATCAGCGAGTTCGTCGCCGACGTGGACGCCCTGCGCCGCGCGCTGGGCTATTCGAAGATCAGCCTGTTCGGTGGCAGCTTCGGGTCGCAGTGGAGCCTGGCGGTGATGCGGCTGCATCCAGAGATTGTCGCCCGCGCGGTGCTGTCGGGAGTGGAGCCGCTGAACAATGGCTATGACATGCCTTCACATGTCTTCGGGGCGCTCCAGCGCATCGCCTATGACGCGGACCGCGACGCGGGCCTCGCGCCCTACCGTCCCGAAGGTGGAGTGATGGAGGCCGTGAGGACCCTGCACCGCCGCTTCGCCGAGGGGCCCGTGCGTGTGCAGGTCCGCGACAGCGAGGGCAAGGAGCGGACCGTGGTCCTGGGCGCCGAGGACCTCCAACTGGCGATGAACAGCCACACCCAGGAGGGCGAGCAATGGCCGGCCTTCATCCTCTCGCTCTACCACGGGCACTACGAGGACTGGGCGCGCGAGACCATCGCCGGGCGGGCGGCGGGCAAGACGAAGCTCATCGGCCCGTTGATTGACAGCAGCCTGGGCGTCACCGCCGAGCGTGAGCACCAGCTCCGGACCGACCCCGCCGTCGCGCTGTTGGGGACCTGGAACTTCGAGTCGAACATCGCGTCGGCGGGGGACTGGCCCACCCAGGACATGGGGGATGCGCTGCGCAAGCCCGTGCCGAGCCCGATTCCCGTCGTGTTCGTGCACGGGGATTGGGACACCTCGACGCCCATCGACAACACGCTGGGCCTGTTGCCGTTCTTCCCCAATGGCCATGCCATCCAGGTGCACCGAGGCGGCCATGACGGCACGTTCTACCTGCTCCGGAACGAGCCGGCCGCGAAGAGCGCGGTCTACGAGTTCCTCAGGACCGGCAAGACGGCGGGTCTGCCGCACGAGGTGACGCTGCCGGTGCCTGGGTTCCCCCTGCCTTCCTTCGCGCCCCCCTCGGCCGGTACGAAGGCGGGCCCAGGGACGCCCCCGTCGCGCGGCTCGCCGTAG
- a CDS encoding sensor histidine kinase: MKHRPAPSPSFWTLQVGGWGLYAVLLIITFLPPHAGDGKALSLLMAKGVRAVFGLCLTSVMRLAYQRLFPGTFQRQAVWAMATSAVVGGVWVVLGEAWATWLYPTYNWRTNLMLLPRSALDYAVTLLGWSGLYFGIKHARAWQGERERALRADTLAQEARLASLRHQMHPHFLFNALTSVRALIGEDPVRARRMVTEMADFLRFSLQKGDFPHVPLEEELSMVRSYLSIESVRFEEKLDVSLSVMPGTERLTVPAFLIQPLVDNAVKHGLASGILPVRVRIQVTREQDVLRIRVDNTGKWAPPSREPDPQGTGTGLRNVRERLAQLFAERAKLESSESDGWVHTVAELPAMEWTPVLATEAA; this comes from the coding sequence ATGAAACACCGTCCGGCCCCGTCGCCATCCTTCTGGACCCTCCAAGTTGGAGGGTGGGGCCTCTACGCCGTCCTGCTCATCATCACGTTCCTCCCCCCGCACGCTGGCGATGGCAAGGCGCTGTCCCTGCTGATGGCCAAGGGCGTGCGCGCGGTGTTCGGACTGTGCCTCACCAGCGTCATGCGGCTGGCGTATCAGCGGCTGTTCCCGGGCACGTTCCAGCGGCAGGCCGTGTGGGCCATGGCCACGAGCGCCGTGGTGGGTGGGGTCTGGGTGGTGCTGGGGGAAGCGTGGGCGACCTGGCTGTACCCCACATACAACTGGCGGACCAACCTCATGCTGCTCCCCAGGTCCGCGCTCGACTACGCCGTCACGCTCCTGGGTTGGAGCGGGCTGTACTTCGGCATCAAGCACGCCCGGGCGTGGCAGGGCGAGCGGGAGCGGGCCCTCAGGGCGGACACCCTCGCGCAGGAGGCACGGCTCGCCTCGCTGCGGCACCAGATGCATCCGCACTTCCTGTTCAACGCGCTCACCTCCGTGCGCGCGCTCATTGGCGAGGACCCGGTCCGCGCCCGGCGCATGGTGACGGAGATGGCGGACTTCCTGCGCTTCTCGCTCCAGAAGGGAGACTTCCCGCATGTCCCCTTGGAGGAGGAGCTGTCCATGGTGCGCAGCTACCTGAGCATCGAGTCGGTGCGCTTCGAGGAGAAGCTGGACGTGAGCCTGTCGGTGATGCCGGGCACGGAGCGGCTCACCGTGCCCGCCTTCCTCATCCAGCCGCTGGTGGACAACGCGGTGAAGCACGGCCTGGCGTCGGGGATTCTGCCGGTGCGAGTGCGCATCCAGGTGACGCGGGAGCAGGACGTGCTGCGCATCCGCGTGGACAACACGGGCAAGTGGGCGCCGCCCTCTCGCGAACCAGACCCGCAAGGCACGGGCACGGGCCTGCGCAACGTGCGCGAGCGGCTGGCCCAGCTCTTCGCGGAGCGCGCGAAGCTGGAGTCCTCGGAGTCCGACGGCTGGGTGCACACCGTGGCCGAATTGCCCGCGATGGAGTGGACGCCCGTTCTCGCCACGGAGGCCGCGTGA
- a CDS encoding LytTR family DNA-binding domain-containing protein: MSTPLRALVVDDERLARSELRELLSPFPHVKVVGEADSVASALARIEELKPELLFLDVQMPGEGGFDLLARLPAHPFEVIFVTAYDAHALRAFEVNALDYLLKPVHPDRLARTLARLSEKESGKSAPAQAVSRHKLAEGDLLFLEDGAKSRFVRVDHLVCLRGAGDYVELVTSDGRRSLSPRPLKDWEQRLPERTFARLHRSALVNLSFVERVDKSLSGGGEVFVRGLEEPLPLSRSHAAALRERFG, encoded by the coding sequence GTGAGCACGCCACTGAGAGCCCTGGTGGTGGATGACGAGCGCCTGGCTCGGAGCGAGCTGCGCGAGCTGCTGTCGCCCTTCCCGCACGTGAAGGTGGTGGGCGAGGCGGACAGCGTGGCGTCCGCCCTCGCGCGCATCGAGGAGCTCAAGCCCGAGCTGCTCTTCCTCGACGTGCAGATGCCGGGCGAAGGGGGCTTCGATTTGCTCGCGCGGCTGCCCGCGCATCCGTTCGAGGTGATTTTCGTGACGGCCTACGACGCGCACGCCCTGCGCGCGTTCGAGGTCAACGCGCTGGACTACCTGCTCAAGCCAGTGCATCCCGACCGGCTCGCGAGGACGTTGGCGCGGCTCTCGGAGAAGGAGTCCGGCAAGTCCGCTCCCGCGCAGGCGGTGAGCCGCCACAAGCTGGCGGAGGGTGACTTGCTGTTCCTGGAGGACGGCGCGAAGTCCCGCTTCGTGCGGGTGGACCACCTCGTGTGCCTGCGAGGCGCGGGCGACTACGTGGAGCTGGTCACCTCGGATGGCAGGCGCAGCCTTTCACCGCGCCCCCTGAAGGACTGGGAGCAGCGGCTTCCGGAGCGGACCTTCGCGCGGCTGCACCGCTCCGCGCTGGTCAACCTGTCCTTCGTCGAGCGCGTGGACAAGAGCCTGAGCGGAGGTGGTGAGGTCTTCGTGCGTGGCCTCGAGGAGCCGCTGCCCCTCAGCCGAAGCCACGCGGCGGCGCTACGCGAGCGGTTCGGCTGA
- a CDS encoding histidinol-phosphate transaminase, producing MSHFLPTRRALLAGAAATTAGLALRPELSLAASASRRPPSEDPVRLFSNENRYGPCEGALRAMRESLHLASRYAAMDSTATLKKLIAEQEGLTPEHVLLTSGAFEALTLIANKFAPGGSVVCSERVYDVIPVYSAQAGGKVERVPLDASLAHDLKAMEARVGADTRLVSVCNPSNPTGTVVDSAKLRAFCEAVSPRASVLVDEVYLHYLEPAPGLSMVDLVRAGKNVIITRSFSKIFGLAGMRVGYALAQPALIKQLHDRRASLLSSVSTVAAIASLQDTTYVSRMRKLNAEARKVTTAVLDEVGMKYIPGHANFLWIPLNANQFDLPARFAPHGFHLRTNPRESIPAEVSALRLTIGTVEEMRTFGTLLRSVLKS from the coding sequence GTGTCCCACTTCCTTCCCACCCGCCGGGCCCTCCTCGCGGGGGCCGCCGCGACCACCGCTGGACTCGCGCTCCGGCCCGAGCTTTCCCTCGCAGCCTCCGCCTCGCGCCGGCCTCCGAGCGAGGACCCCGTCCGGCTCTTCTCCAACGAGAACCGCTACGGGCCGTGCGAAGGCGCCCTGCGCGCGATGCGGGAGTCGCTCCACCTCGCCAGCCGCTACGCGGCCATGGACAGCACGGCGACCTTGAAGAAGCTCATCGCGGAACAAGAGGGCCTGACACCCGAGCACGTCCTGCTCACCTCCGGCGCCTTCGAGGCGCTGACGCTCATCGCGAACAAGTTCGCCCCAGGTGGCAGCGTCGTCTGTTCGGAGCGCGTCTATGACGTCATCCCCGTCTATTCCGCGCAGGCCGGGGGCAAGGTGGAGCGCGTCCCGCTCGATGCGTCCCTCGCGCATGACCTGAAGGCCATGGAGGCGCGCGTGGGCGCCGACACGCGGCTGGTGTCCGTGTGCAACCCCAGCAACCCCACGGGCACCGTCGTGGACTCCGCGAAGCTGCGCGCCTTCTGCGAAGCGGTGTCTCCCCGGGCATCCGTGCTGGTGGACGAGGTGTACCTGCACTACCTGGAGCCCGCTCCCGGCCTGTCCATGGTGGACCTGGTGCGCGCGGGGAAGAACGTCATCATCACCCGCTCGTTCTCCAAGATTTTCGGCCTGGCGGGCATGCGCGTGGGCTACGCGCTGGCCCAACCCGCGCTCATCAAGCAACTGCACGACCGACGCGCCTCGCTGCTCAGCTCCGTCTCCACCGTGGCGGCCATCGCGAGCCTCCAGGACACGACCTACGTCTCGCGCATGCGCAAGCTCAACGCCGAGGCACGCAAGGTCACCACCGCGGTCCTGGACGAGGTGGGCATGAAGTACATCCCGGGCCACGCCAACTTCCTCTGGATTCCGCTCAACGCGAACCAGTTCGACCTGCCCGCGCGCTTCGCGCCCCACGGCTTCCACCTGCGGACGAACCCGCGCGAATCCATCCCCGCGGAGGTGTCCGCGCTCCGGTTGACCATCGGCACCGTGGAGGAGATGCGCACGTTCGGCACCCTCCTCCGCTCGGTGCTGAAGAGCTGA